In one window of Arachis ipaensis cultivar K30076 chromosome B06, Araip1.1, whole genome shotgun sequence DNA:
- the LOC107645599 gene encoding monothiol glutaredoxin-S11 produces the protein MEKVTRLASEKGVVIFTKSSCCLCYAVNILFQEIGVSPVVHEIDQDPDGREMEKALMRLGCNAPVPAVFIGGKLMGSTNEIMSMHLSGSLTQLLKPYQTSLS, from the coding sequence ATGGAGAAGGTGACAAGGTTGGCATCTGAGAAAGGGGTGGTGATCTTCACAAAAAGCTCATGCTGTTTGTGCTATGCAGTGAACATTCTGTTCCAAGAAATAGGGGTGAGTCCAGTGGTTCATGAGATTGATCAAGACCCTGATGGAAGGGAAATGGAGAAGGCTCTAATGAGGCTAGGTTGCAATGCACCTGTGCCTGCAGTGTTCATTGGAGGGAAGCTAATGGGGTCCACCAATGAAATCATGTCCATGCACCTAAGTGGTTCACTCACTCAACTCCTCAAGCCATACCAAACTTCATTATCTTGA